In one window of Duganella dendranthematis DNA:
- a CDS encoding glycoside hydrolase family 31 protein, translating into MRFTTIATAVAVLAAGHAMAGTFEKTATGVVIKPDTGAAREVRLEVMADNIVHVVKLDQAAKSLTPSLMTVAAPVSGNFSVTPSGKDSVTLKAKKISVAVSLATGQVQFFNAAGKAFLTQQAESMAPVDIDGKPFLAVKQGFNYGTKDAFYGLGQHQNHQMNLNGEDVLLMQHNMAIAVPFVVSDKNYGVLWDNNSISRFGDSKPYAWLSRDLQLTDADGKAGGLTARYYIGDKLVFTRQEKDIAYQYLKDVAENWPKEVDPKAANLKVVWDGAMASPKAGVHKMQLYSSDYAKLSLDGKEIMDVWRQGWNPWYHNFEVKFESNKPVKLHLEWKPSGGMVAITHNDPLPQDERHSLTFSSEVAQGINYYVVSGENIDNVIAGYRHLTGQAPMMPKWAYGFWQSRQRYETQEQLLGVLREYRKQGWPVDNMVQDWFYWPENGWGSHDFDKARFPDPKAMVDEVHKANARIMISIWGKFYANTDNYKELASKGYMWTKNVEDGALDWVGPGYKNSHYDPYTKEARDIYYRQMKPKLVDLGFDAWWMDNTEPDVLSNTRPADFKKLIGPTVYGGGEITFNPYSLVHTEGFYSHLKNDQPEKRQFILSRSGFAGIQRNATAVWSGDTASRWNNLYDQISAGVSISMSGIPNWTHDIGGYAQETRFQVGEVGSAQENRSTGIKQGNPEDIKEWRELNLRWFQFGAFSPLFRSHGEVVKREINEISPAGSPMRESMVWYDQLRYRLMPYIYSTAAETHYESGSIMRGLVMDFPQDDAVKNINDQYLFGHNMLVAPVYVYGARERSVYLPKGANWYDLYTGELHKGGTTATIKAPETRMPVLVKAGAIVPVGPLTQYVDEKPDAPITLVVYTGADGKFSLYEDDGVSNAYLRGEASRIPLSYNDRTGVVTIGERAGQYKGMVAKRQFKVRFIKPGVSSTDNFDVADKTVSYEGKTVTVKR; encoded by the coding sequence ATGCGCTTTACGACGATCGCCACGGCTGTAGCCGTGCTTGCGGCCGGCCATGCGATGGCTGGCACTTTTGAAAAAACCGCCACCGGTGTGGTGATCAAACCGGACACCGGCGCCGCCAGGGAAGTGCGGCTGGAAGTCATGGCCGATAATATCGTCCACGTGGTGAAGCTGGATCAGGCGGCCAAATCGCTGACCCCATCGCTGATGACCGTGGCCGCACCTGTTAGCGGTAACTTCAGTGTCACCCCATCGGGCAAGGACAGTGTCACGCTGAAGGCGAAAAAAATCTCGGTGGCGGTGTCGCTGGCGACCGGCCAGGTGCAGTTCTTTAACGCCGCCGGTAAAGCGTTCCTGACGCAACAGGCGGAGAGCATGGCGCCGGTGGATATCGACGGCAAACCGTTCCTGGCGGTGAAGCAGGGCTTCAACTACGGCACCAAGGACGCTTTCTATGGTCTGGGCCAGCATCAGAATCACCAGATGAACCTCAACGGCGAAGATGTGCTGCTGATGCAGCACAATATGGCGATTGCCGTGCCGTTCGTGGTGTCTGATAAAAACTACGGCGTCCTGTGGGACAACAATTCGATCTCGCGCTTTGGCGACAGCAAGCCGTATGCGTGGCTGAGCCGCGACCTGCAACTGACTGATGCCGATGGCAAGGCCGGCGGCCTGACCGCGCGTTATTACATCGGTGACAAGCTGGTATTCACGCGCCAGGAAAAGGACATCGCCTACCAGTATCTGAAGGACGTGGCCGAGAACTGGCCGAAGGAAGTCGATCCGAAAGCCGCCAATCTGAAGGTGGTGTGGGATGGCGCGATGGCGTCGCCGAAAGCGGGCGTGCACAAGATGCAGCTGTATTCATCGGATTACGCCAAGCTGTCGTTGGACGGCAAGGAGATCATGGACGTGTGGCGCCAGGGCTGGAATCCGTGGTATCACAATTTTGAGGTGAAGTTCGAGTCCAACAAGCCGGTCAAGCTGCACCTGGAGTGGAAGCCGAGTGGCGGCATGGTCGCCATCACCCACAACGATCCGCTGCCGCAGGACGAGCGTCACTCGCTGACCTTCTCGTCGGAAGTCGCGCAGGGCATCAACTACTACGTGGTGAGCGGCGAGAATATCGATAACGTCATCGCCGGCTACCGTCACCTGACCGGCCAGGCGCCGATGATGCCCAAGTGGGCATATGGCTTCTGGCAGTCGCGCCAGCGCTACGAAACGCAGGAGCAGTTGCTGGGCGTGCTGCGCGAGTACCGCAAGCAGGGCTGGCCGGTCGATAATATGGTGCAGGACTGGTTCTACTGGCCGGAGAACGGCTGGGGTTCGCACGATTTCGACAAGGCCCGCTTCCCTGATCCTAAAGCGATGGTGGATGAAGTCCACAAGGCCAACGCACGCATCATGATTTCGATCTGGGGCAAGTTCTACGCCAATACCGACAACTACAAAGAGCTGGCGTCCAAGGGGTATATGTGGACCAAGAACGTGGAGGACGGCGCGCTTGACTGGGTCGGCCCTGGCTACAAGAACAGCCACTACGACCCGTACACCAAGGAGGCGCGCGACATCTACTACCGCCAGATGAAACCGAAGCTGGTGGACCTGGGCTTCGACGCCTGGTGGATGGATAACACCGAGCCGGATGTGCTGTCGAATACGCGTCCTGCGGACTTCAAGAAGCTGATCGGCCCTACCGTGTATGGCGGCGGCGAGATCACCTTCAATCCGTATAGCCTGGTGCATACGGAAGGCTTTTATTCGCACCTGAAGAACGATCAACCGGAGAAGCGCCAGTTCATCCTGTCGCGTTCCGGCTTTGCCGGCATCCAGCGTAACGCCACCGCCGTGTGGAGCGGCGACACGGCCAGCCGCTGGAACAATCTGTATGACCAGATTTCGGCGGGCGTGAGCATTTCGATGTCGGGCATTCCTAACTGGACGCACGACATCGGCGGCTATGCGCAGGAGACGCGTTTCCAGGTCGGTGAGGTAGGCTCGGCGCAGGAGAATCGCAGCACCGGCATCAAGCAGGGTAATCCGGAGGACATCAAGGAATGGCGCGAGCTGAATCTGCGCTGGTTCCAGTTTGGCGCGTTCTCGCCGCTGTTCCGTTCCCACGGTGAAGTGGTCAAGCGCGAGATCAACGAGATTTCGCCGGCCGGTTCGCCGATGCGCGAATCGATGGTCTGGTACGACCAGCTGCGCTATCGCCTGATGCCTTACATTTATTCGACCGCCGCCGAGACGCACTACGAGTCCGGCTCCATCATGCGCGGCCTTGTGATGGACTTCCCGCAGGACGACGCGGTGAAGAACATCAACGACCAGTACCTGTTCGGCCACAACATGCTGGTGGCGCCGGTGTACGTGTACGGCGCGCGCGAACGCAGCGTGTATCTGCCGAAGGGCGCCAACTGGTACGACTTGTACACTGGTGAATTGCACAAGGGCGGCACCACGGCCACCATCAAGGCGCCGGAGACGCGCATGCCGGTGCTGGTGAAAGCCGGCGCCATCGTGCCGGTCGGCCCGCTGACGCAGTATGTGGATGAGAAACCGGATGCGCCGATTACGCTGGTGGTCTACACCGGCGCCGACGGCAAATTCAGCCTGTATGAAGATGATGGCGTCAGCAACGCGTATCTGCGCGGTGAGGCCAGCCGCATCCCGCTCAGCTACAATGACAGGACCGGCGTGGTCACCATCGGCGAGCGCGCGGGCCAGTACAAGGGCATGGTCGCCAAGCGCCAGTTCAAGGTGCGCTTCATCAAGCCTGGCGTGTCGAGCACCGACAACTTCGACGTGGCTGACAAGACGGTCAGCTACGAGGGTAAAACCGTTACTGTGAAGCGTTGA